The proteins below come from a single Zea mays cultivar B73 chromosome 8, Zm-B73-REFERENCE-NAM-5.0, whole genome shotgun sequence genomic window:
- the LOC100283012 gene encoding VQ motif family protein → MDGSKSNAHQQGAAVTSTTSSAGKRKGKAASSCGGGKKPPIKVVFVGNPVRVKTSVAGFRALVQELTGRHADPYKHSVGDADADDSSSGGSGSPVELQVGGALSSDSASAAGVAQVISVPAYDDDDDDGFAPQLIDNSYSVFSPPTFLYGPHGGEL, encoded by the coding sequence atGGACGGTTCGAAGAGCAATGCTCACCAACAAGGCGCGGCGGTGACTAGCACCACCAGCTCGGCGGGCAAGCGCAAGGGAAAGGCGGCTTCATCTTGCGGCGGCGGAAAGAAGCCACCTATCAAGGTGGTGTTCGTCGGCAACCCCGTGCGGGTGAAGACCAGCGTGGCGGGCTTCCGCGCGCTGGTGCAGGAGCTCACCGGCCGCCACGCCGACCCGTACAAGCACAGCGTTggcgacgccgacgccgacgacAGCAGCAGCGGTGGCAGTGGCAGCCCGGTGGAGCTGCAGGTGGGCGGCGCGCTGTCATCGGACTCCGCCTCTGCTGCCGGCGTGGCCCAAGTCATCTCAGTGCCGGcttacgacgacgacgacgacgacggcttcGCGCCACAGCTGATCGACAACAGCTACTCCGTGTTCTCGCCGCCCACGTTCCTCTACGGCCCGCACGGCGGCGAGCTGTGA